From a single Okeanomitos corallinicola TIOX110 genomic region:
- the nadA gene encoding quinolinate synthase NadA encodes MFTNTIARPQATLPLDLFAAIEDLKKELNAVILAHYYQDPDIQDIADFIGDSLQLARAAAQTNADVIVFAGVHFMAETAKILNPDKLVLLPDLDAGCSLADSCPPDQFAAFKAAHPDHLVISYINCSAEIKAMSDIICTSSNAVKIVEQIPEDQPIIFAPDRNLGRYVMQQTGRDMVLWQGSCIVHETFSERKIVELKTIHPEAEAIAHPECETSVLRHASYIGSTAALLNYCQTSPSQEFIVATEPGIIHQMQKLAPGKHFIPAPPENNCNCNECPFMRLNTLEKLYLAMKNRTPEITMSEDIRLAALKPMQRMLEMSV; translated from the coding sequence GTGTTTACAAATACCATAGCTCGACCACAAGCTACACTACCACTAGATTTATTTGCTGCCATTGAGGATCTGAAAAAAGAACTCAATGCGGTGATATTAGCTCATTACTATCAAGATCCAGATATACAAGATATTGCTGATTTTATTGGCGATTCTTTACAATTAGCAAGAGCCGCTGCCCAAACTAACGCAGATGTGATTGTGTTTGCCGGTGTTCACTTTATGGCGGAAACGGCAAAAATCCTCAATCCTGATAAATTGGTATTGTTGCCAGATTTAGATGCAGGTTGTTCTTTAGCTGATAGTTGTCCTCCTGATCAGTTTGCTGCATTTAAAGCTGCACATCCAGATCATTTAGTAATTTCTTATATTAACTGCTCTGCCGAAATTAAGGCCATGAGCGATATCATCTGCACCAGTTCCAATGCTGTGAAAATTGTGGAACAAATACCTGAAGATCAACCAATTATTTTTGCACCAGATCGGAATTTGGGCAGGTATGTAATGCAGCAAACTGGCCGGGATATGGTGTTATGGCAAGGTAGCTGTATTGTTCATGAAACTTTTTCTGAGCGGAAAATTGTCGAGTTAAAAACTATACATCCTGAAGCGGAGGCGATCGCCCACCCAGAATGTGAAACCAGTGTGTTACGTCACGCCAGTTATATTGGCTCTACCGCAGCTTTATTGAATTATTGTCAAACCAGCCCTAGTCAGGAGTTTATCGTGGCTACAGAGCCAGGAATCATCCACCAGATGCAAAAATTAGCTCCTGGTAAACACTTTATTCCTGCACCTCCTGAGAATAATTGCAACTGCAACGAATGTCCATTTATGCGGTTAAACACCTTAGAAAAATTGTATCTAGCAATGAAAAACCGCACCCCGGAAATTACTATGTCAGAAGATATCCGACTAGCAGCACTCAAACCTATGCAAAGGATGTTGGAAATGAGTGTTTAA
- a CDS encoding type II toxin-antitoxin system HicB family antitoxin, with protein sequence MKTLNQTNKQIEKPSLEYYLNFQYPVTLYPDAEGGYVAQIKELPGCLTQGETLEETMTNINEARELWIETAYEAGDNIPLPSTDDSYSGKLLLRLPKSLHHRLAESAKREGVSLNQYLVSLVSAAD encoded by the coding sequence ATGAAAACATTGAACCAGACGAACAAGCAGATTGAAAAACCATCCCTAGAATATTATTTAAACTTTCAATATCCAGTCACCCTTTACCCAGATGCAGAAGGGGGATATGTAGCACAAATCAAAGAATTACCCGGTTGTCTCACTCAAGGAGAAACACTAGAAGAAACAATGACAAATATCAATGAAGCGCGAGAATTGTGGATAGAAACTGCTTATGAAGCTGGAGATAACATTCCTTTACCCAGTACCGATGATAGCTATAGCGGTAAACTACTGCTACGCTTACCTAAATCATTACATCATCGTTTAGCTGAAAGTGCAAAAAGAGAAGGAGTAAGTCTAAATCAATATCTTGTATCTTTAGTTAGTGCAGCAGATTAA
- a CDS encoding Uma2 family endonuclease translates to MVLQLIRHQFTVKQFHKMAESGILSENDRVELIRGEMIDMSPIGTRHAGCVNRLVNLLIQLLGKQIVLAPQNPVELDEISEPQPDIALLKPRPDFYRNAHPQPEDIFLLIEVADTTVKYDREVKIPLYAEANIPEVWLIDVNQEVIEVYRNPHQGIYQDMQKLGKNQSLSILAFPDVNINVNEIF, encoded by the coding sequence ATGGTTTTACAACTAATCAGACACCAATTTACAGTTAAGCAATTTCATAAAATGGCTGAATCTGGTATTTTGTCGGAAAATGATCGAGTAGAATTAATTCGGGGGGAAATGATTGATATGTCACCGATTGGAACAAGACACGCAGGATGTGTAAATAGATTAGTTAATCTCCTCATTCAGCTACTCGGAAAACAAATAGTGCTTGCACCTCAAAATCCTGTAGAATTAGATGAAATTTCTGAACCACAACCAGATATAGCATTATTAAAACCGCGTCCTGATTTTTATAGAAATGCACATCCTCAACCAGAAGATATCTTTTTATTAATAGAAGTTGCTGATACAACTGTAAAATATGATCGGGAAGTGAAAATTCCTTTATATGCAGAAGCTAATATTCCTGAAGTTTGGTTAATAGATGTTAATCAGGAAGTGATAGAAGTATATCGAAATCCTCATCAGGGAATTTATCAAGATATGCAGAAGTTAGGGAAAAATCAAAGTTTATCAATTTTAGCTTTTCCTGATGTGAATATTAATGTGAATGAGATATTTTAA
- the mfd gene encoding transcription-repair coupling factor produces the protein MAFSSIVRALARSPLTAELNTKLKKNQELRLNGISRLPKCLVTSALANNESRDLCVICATLEEAGRVYAQMEAMGWNTVHFYPTSEASPYEPFDPETELNWGQMQVLADLISDPASKKNTAVIATVGALQPHLPPPTAFKSFCLTLNKGMEYDLDEFSEKITILGYERVSLVETEGQWSRRGDIVDVFPVSSELPVRLEWFGDDIEQIREFDPSTQRSALDKVNQISLTPTSFAPIVTAALKDNSEFSKLTSDLELDTETLENSGLEGSRRFLGLAFNKPASILDYLPANTLVAIDEVEQCHAHSDRWVENAESQWSIISDQLSFTLPKNHRNFDECLPEISNFPTLYLSELAEENSGTNLASRPLPVTPHQFAKLAETLRQERERKFAVWLISAQPSRSVALLQEHDCPAQFIPNPRDYQAIDKQQINHTPVALKYSGLAELEGFILPSYRIVIVTDREFYGQHSLANFGYIRKRRKATSKQVDPNKLRPGDFVVHRSHGIGKFIKLESLTINNETRDYLVIQYADGVLRVAADQVGSLSRFRTNLDNPPALHKMTGKAWDNTKNKVRKAIKKLAVDLLKLYAARSQQQGFSYPQDMPWQEEMEDSFPYQPTTDQLKAVQDVKRDMESERPMDRLVCGDVGFGKTEVAIRAIFKAVTAGKQVALLAPTTILTQQHYHTIKERFSPYPIHVGLLNRFRTAEEKRNIQKRLATGELDIVVGTQQLLGKGVSFKDLGLLVIDEEQRFGVNQKEKIKSLKTQVDVLTLSATPIPRTLYMSLSGIREMSLITTPPPTRRPIQTHLAPLNPEIVRSAIRQELDRGGQVFYVVPRVEGIEEITANLREMIPGARFAIAHGQMNESELESTMLTFSNNEADILVCTTIIESGLDIPRVNTILIEDAHRFGLAQLYQLRGRVGRAGIQAHAWLFYPKKRELSDAARQRLRAIQEFTQLGSGYQLAMRDMEIRGVGNLLGAEQSGQMDAIGFDLYMEMLEEAIREIRGQEIPTVDDTQIDLNLTAFIPSTYITDLDQKMSAYRAVATAKTKAELKAIAAEWTDRYGAIPVPANQLLRIMELKQLAKNIGFSRIKPENKQHIVLETPMEEPAWNLLAEKLTDTMKNRFVYSPGKVTARGLGVFKVEQQLQTLIDIFSKMQGVIPEVAVV, from the coding sequence ATGGCTTTTTCTTCTATTGTGCGTGCTTTGGCGCGATCGCCTCTCACCGCAGAACTCAACACCAAACTCAAAAAAAATCAAGAACTGCGGTTAAATGGTATTTCCCGTCTACCTAAGTGTCTGGTAACCTCAGCCTTGGCCAATAATGAGAGTCGGGATTTATGCGTGATTTGTGCCACCCTAGAGGAAGCTGGACGGGTTTATGCCCAAATGGAAGCGATGGGATGGAATACTGTACATTTTTACCCCACTTCGGAAGCCTCACCCTATGAACCTTTTGACCCGGAAACTGAGTTAAATTGGGGTCAAATGCAGGTTTTAGCAGATTTAATTAGTGATCCTGCCTCTAAAAAAAATACAGCCGTTATCGCTACAGTTGGTGCATTACAACCACATTTACCACCACCAACAGCATTTAAATCTTTCTGTCTGACTTTAAACAAGGGGATGGAATACGATTTAGATGAATTTAGCGAGAAAATTACCATTTTAGGATATGAACGGGTTTCTCTAGTAGAAACTGAAGGTCAATGGAGTAGAAGAGGGGATATTGTAGATGTATTTCCCGTTTCTTCAGAATTACCAGTCCGTTTAGAATGGTTTGGTGATGATATTGAACAAATTCGGGAATTTGACCCTTCTACCCAACGTTCGGCTTTAGATAAAGTTAATCAAATTTCTCTAACTCCCACTAGTTTTGCACCTATTGTTACTGCTGCATTAAAAGATAATTCTGAATTTTCAAAACTAACTTCTGACTTAGAATTAGATACAGAAACATTAGAAAATTCTGGACTAGAAGGAAGTAGACGTTTTTTAGGTTTAGCTTTTAATAAACCCGCTTCAATTTTAGATTATTTACCCGCAAATACTTTAGTTGCTATTGATGAAGTCGAACAATGTCATGCCCATAGCGATCGCTGGGTAGAAAATGCTGAAAGTCAATGGTCTATTATCAGTGATCAATTATCATTTACATTACCAAAAAATCACCGGAATTTTGATGAATGTTTGCCAGAAATTAGTAATTTCCCCACATTATATTTATCAGAATTAGCCGAAGAAAATAGCGGTACTAATTTAGCTAGTAGACCTTTACCCGTTACACCTCATCAATTTGCTAAATTAGCAGAAACCCTCAGACAAGAAAGGGAAAGAAAATTTGCCGTTTGGTTAATTTCCGCCCAACCATCCCGTTCTGTAGCATTATTACAAGAACATGATTGTCCTGCCCAGTTTATCCCCAATCCCCGTGATTATCAAGCTATTGATAAACAACAAATTAATCATACACCAGTCGCTCTCAAATATTCTGGTTTAGCAGAATTAGAAGGTTTTATTTTACCTTCCTATCGGATTGTAATTGTCACCGATAGAGAATTTTATGGACAACATTCTCTAGCTAATTTTGGCTACATTCGCAAACGCAGAAAAGCCACTTCTAAACAAGTTGATCCTAATAAATTACGACCAGGTGATTTTGTCGTTCATCGTAGCCATGGCATTGGTAAATTTATTAAATTGGAAAGTTTAACAATTAACAATGAAACCCGTGATTATTTAGTGATTCAATATGCTGATGGCGTGTTAAGAGTTGCCGCAGATCAAGTTGGTTCTTTATCCCGATTTAGAACTAATTTAGATAACCCCCCAGCATTACATAAAATGACGGGTAAGGCTTGGGATAATACCAAAAATAAAGTTAGAAAAGCAATTAAAAAATTAGCAGTTGATCTGTTAAAATTATATGCTGCCCGTTCTCAACAACAGGGTTTTTCCTATCCCCAAGATATGCCTTGGCAGGAAGAAATGGAAGATTCTTTTCCCTATCAACCTACCACAGATCAATTAAAAGCTGTGCAAGATGTGAAGCGGGATATGGAAAGTGAAAGACCAATGGATCGTTTAGTTTGTGGTGATGTCGGTTTTGGCAAAACAGAAGTAGCAATTAGGGCAATTTTTAAAGCTGTCACCGCAGGTAAACAAGTAGCACTTTTAGCCCCGACGACAATTTTAACTCAGCAACATTATCACACTATTAAAGAACGGTTTTCACCTTATCCTATTCATGTCGGTTTATTAAATCGGTTTCGCACAGCAGAAGAAAAACGCAATATTCAAAAACGCCTAGCTACGGGAGAATTAGATATAGTTGTAGGTACACAACAATTATTAGGAAAAGGTGTAAGTTTTAAAGATTTAGGACTTTTAGTAATTGATGAAGAACAGAGATTTGGTGTTAACCAAAAGGAAAAAATCAAGAGTTTAAAAACTCAAGTTGATGTGTTAACTTTGTCAGCAACTCCTATTCCCAGAACATTGTATATGTCTTTATCGGGAATTAGGGAAATGAGTTTAATTACTACTCCCCCTCCAACCAGAAGACCAATACAAACCCATTTAGCACCATTAAATCCAGAAATTGTCAGAAGTGCAATTAGACAGGAATTAGACCGGGGTGGACAGGTTTTTTATGTAGTTCCCAGAGTAGAAGGAATTGAAGAAATAACTGCAAATTTACGGGAAATGATACCGGGTGCAAGATTTGCGATCGCTCACGGTCAAATGAATGAAAGTGAGTTAGAATCAACTATGCTGACTTTCAGTAATAATGAAGCAGATATCTTAGTTTGTACGACAATTATTGAATCTGGTTTAGATATTCCCAGAGTTAACACCATCTTAATTGAAGATGCCCATCGTTTTGGTTTAGCCCAATTATATCAATTAAGAGGTCGGGTAGGACGTGCTGGAATTCAAGCTCACGCTTGGTTATTCTATCCTAAAAAAAGAGAATTATCCGATGCAGCACGACAAAGATTAAGAGCAATTCAAGAATTTACCCAACTCGGTTCAGGTTATCAATTAGCAATGCGAGATATGGAAATTCGCGGTGTGGGTAATTTGCTTGGTGCAGAACAATCTGGTCAAATGGATGCGATAGGATTTGATTTGTACATGGAAATGTTAGAGGAAGCAATTCGAGAAATTAGAGGTCAAGAAATACCCACAGTTGATGATACCCAAATTGACCTCAATCTCACTGCATTTATTCCTTCTACTTATATCACTGATCTTGATCAAAAGATGAGTGCTTACCGTGCAGTAGCAACAGCAAAAACCAAAGCAGAATTAAAAGCAATAGCAGCAGAATGGACTGATAGATATGGTGCAATTCCTGTTCCCGCTAATCAACTTTTACGGATTATGGAATTAAAACAATTAGCAAAAAATATCGGCTTTAGTAGGATTAAACCAGAGAATAAACAGCATATAGTTTTAGAAACTCCCATGGAAGAACCTGCTTGGAATTTGTTAGCAGAAAAGTTAACAGATACGATGAAAAATCGTTTTGTTTATTCTCCAGGTAAGGTGACAGCAAGAGGTTTAGGAGTGTTTAAGGTTGAACAACAATTGCAAACTTTGATTGATATTTTTTCTAAAATGCAAGGTGTGATTCCTGAAGTTGCTGTAGTTTGA
- a CDS encoding hemolysin family protein, with protein MSSITIEILIILGLIFANGVFSMSEMAIVSARKVRLQQLANQGNLNAQAALQLAESPNHFLSLVQVGITLINILNGVFGGATIAQRLEKYVQLIPFLAKYSQPIAFSIVVLVITYLSLIIGELVPKRLALNNPERIAATVALPMKALAGFISPVLHFLTVSTEAVVRILGITPSEEPQVTEEEIKILIEQGTEAGTFEEAEQDMVERVFRLGDRPVSFLMKPRPDIVWLDLDDSPEENRRKMLESRYSRYPVCQEGLDNVLGVIPVTDLLARSLRHEPFDLTIGLRQPIFVPESTRGLKVLELFKQTVTHIALVVDEYGVIQGLITLNDIMSEIVGDVPPEPGQEEPQAIQREDGSWLVDGMLPIEEFFKLFGMEEIDSEEMGNFQTLGGLVITHFGCIPSAADYFEWQEMRIEVMDMDGNRVDKVLVIPRKNNYG; from the coding sequence ATGTCATCCATTACTATTGAAATTTTAATCATTTTAGGGCTGATTTTTGCTAACGGTGTCTTTTCTATGTCAGAAATGGCTATAGTTTCTGCCCGTAAGGTTAGATTACAGCAATTAGCTAACCAAGGAAATCTTAACGCCCAAGCTGCTTTACAACTAGCGGAATCTCCCAATCATTTTTTATCCCTTGTGCAAGTGGGGATTACACTAATTAATATTTTGAATGGTGTATTTGGTGGTGCTACCATTGCCCAAAGACTAGAAAAGTATGTTCAGTTAATTCCATTTTTAGCAAAATATAGTCAACCAATTGCCTTTAGTATAGTGGTTTTAGTGATTACCTATTTATCATTAATTATTGGTGAACTTGTACCCAAAAGGTTAGCTTTAAATAACCCAGAAAGAATTGCTGCAACCGTAGCTTTACCTATGAAAGCTTTAGCTGGTTTTATTTCCCCAGTATTGCATTTTTTAACTGTATCAACGGAAGCAGTAGTCAGAATTTTGGGAATTACACCTTCAGAAGAACCGCAAGTTACAGAGGAAGAAATCAAGATTTTAATTGAACAAGGTACAGAAGCGGGGACTTTTGAGGAAGCAGAACAGGATATGGTAGAAAGGGTATTTCGGTTAGGCGATCGCCCCGTTAGTTTTTTAATGAAACCAAGACCTGATATAGTTTGGTTAGACTTGGACGACTCCCCAGAAGAAAATCGTCGCAAAATGTTAGAAAGTCGCTATTCTCGTTATCCTGTTTGTCAAGAAGGACTTGATAATGTTTTAGGTGTTATTCCTGTCACCGATTTATTAGCTAGGAGTTTACGTCATGAACCTTTTGATTTAACAATAGGATTACGTCAACCCATATTTGTACCGGAAAGTACCAGAGGTTTAAAAGTATTAGAATTATTTAAACAAACCGTTACTCATATTGCTTTAGTAGTTGATGAATATGGAGTAATTCAAGGATTAATAACACTCAATGATATTATGAGTGAAATTGTCGGTGATGTTCCCCCAGAACCAGGACAGGAAGAACCTCAAGCAATACAACGAGAAGATGGTTCTTGGTTAGTAGATGGAATGTTACCCATAGAAGAATTTTTTAAACTTTTTGGGATGGAAGAAATAGATAGTGAGGAAATGGGTAATTTTCAAACTTTAGGTGGTTTAGTAATTACTCATTTTGGATGTATTCCCTCAGCAGCAGATTATTTTGAATGGCAAGAAATGAGAATTGAAGTCATGGATATGGATGGAAATAGGGTTGATAAAGTATTAGTTATTCCCAGGAAAAATAATTATGGGTAA
- the folB gene encoding dihydroneopterin aldolase — translation MDCIYLTGIRCYGYIGYLPEERALGQWFEVDLKLWLDLTKVAETDALADTLDYRSVISSVQNLVKTSKFDLLERLAGAITNTIILQYDLVERIQVNVIKPHAPIPDFNGKINIEMTRSKVI, via the coding sequence ATGGACTGTATTTACTTGACTGGAATTCGCTGTTATGGCTACATTGGCTATCTACCAGAAGAAAGGGCTTTGGGGCAATGGTTTGAGGTAGATTTAAAATTATGGCTGGATCTGACTAAAGTGGCTGAAACTGATGCTCTTGCAGATACCTTAGATTATCGTAGTGTGATTAGTTCTGTGCAGAACCTAGTGAAAACATCCAAGTTTGATTTATTAGAGAGGTTAGCAGGTGCGATCACCAACACTATTATTCTGCAATATGATCTTGTTGAGCGAATACAAGTAAATGTAATTAAGCCCCATGCACCCATACCTGATTTTAATGGAAAAATTAATATTGAAATGACTAGAAGCAAAGTTATTTAA
- the menD gene encoding 2-succinyl-5-enolpyruvyl-6-hydroxy-3-cyclohexene-1-carboxylic-acid synthase has product MQIVFNNLNQLWSYVMTETLLRLGLSCAVLCPGSRSTPLTMAFARRVPDIEAISILDERSAAFFALGRAKAMGKPVVLVCTSGTAVANFYPAVIEAKESRIPLLILTTDRPAELRECHSGQTIDQVKIYGNYPNWQTELATPVVDQEMLNYLRQTVIHAWERCQFPTAGVVHLNIPFRDPLVPVPDGTDFTLESEDFFSGITPQKLPIISYQLPQEWQKYQRGIIIAGVAHPKKPQEYCTAIARLSQVLQWPVLAEGLSPVRNYAELNPNLISTYDIILRDQKNADELRPEIVIQIGEMPTSKELRNWLKVSNPLSWVIDNCSHNLDPLHNKTTHLKIDIEDLINKTEAIENINQGNYLEKWCYIESKIRQNIDAVFANTDELIESKAAWLISHILPSQTPIFIANSMPVRDVEFFWKPNNLGIKSYFNRGANGIDGTLSTALGIAHTQKSSVMLTGDLSLLHDTNGFLIKNKFIGHLTIVLINNNGGGIFEMLPVAKFDPPFEEFFATPQDIDFAQLCTTYGVQHELIKSWKQLEERLQILPIQGIRVLEIRTNRKRDAQWRKEYLGKFANDL; this is encoded by the coding sequence ATGCAAATTGTTTTCAATAATCTTAACCAACTTTGGTCTTATGTAATGACAGAAACCTTATTACGCTTGGGTTTAAGCTGTGCTGTCTTATGTCCCGGTTCTCGTTCTACTCCCCTGACTATGGCTTTTGCAAGACGAGTACCAGATATTGAAGCTATTTCTATTTTAGATGAGCGTTCCGCTGCTTTTTTTGCCTTGGGAAGAGCGAAAGCAATGGGAAAACCTGTAGTATTAGTTTGTACTTCAGGGACAGCGGTTGCAAATTTTTACCCTGCTGTAATTGAAGCCAAGGAAAGTCGCATACCATTATTAATCTTAACTACAGATAGACCAGCAGAATTGCGAGAGTGTCATTCCGGCCAAACTATTGATCAGGTAAAAATATACGGTAATTATCCCAATTGGCAAACTGAGTTAGCAACACCTGTAGTAGATCAGGAAATGTTAAATTATTTACGACAAACAGTAATTCATGCTTGGGAACGTTGTCAATTTCCTACAGCGGGAGTGGTACATTTAAATATACCTTTTCGTGACCCGCTTGTGCCTGTTCCAGATGGGACTGATTTTACATTAGAGTCTGAGGATTTTTTCTCTGGAATAACTCCTCAAAAATTGCCTATTATTAGTTATCAATTACCTCAAGAATGGCAAAAATATCAAAGAGGTATTATTATTGCTGGAGTAGCGCACCCCAAAAAACCTCAAGAATATTGTACAGCGATCGCTCGTCTCTCTCAAGTTCTACAATGGCCTGTTTTAGCTGAAGGACTTTCCCCAGTTAGAAATTATGCAGAATTGAATCCTAATTTAATTTCCACCTATGACATTATTTTACGTGATCAAAAAAATGCTGATGAATTAAGACCAGAAATAGTAATTCAGATCGGTGAAATGCCTACTAGCAAAGAATTACGCAACTGGTTAAAGGTTAGCAATCCTTTATCTTGGGTCATTGATAATTGCAGTCATAATTTAGATCCATTACATAATAAAACCACACATTTAAAAATAGATATTGAAGATTTAATCAATAAAACGGAAGCAATTGAAAATATTAATCAAGGAAATTACCTGGAAAAATGGTGTTATATAGAATCAAAAATTAGACAAAATATTGATGCTGTTTTTGCAAATACAGATGAATTAATTGAAAGTAAAGCTGCTTGGTTAATTTCTCACATTCTGCCTTCACAAACACCGATATTTATAGCTAATAGTATGCCAGTCAGGGATGTAGAATTTTTTTGGAAACCTAATAATTTAGGCATAAAATCCTATTTTAACCGTGGTGCAAATGGTATTGATGGTACTCTTTCTACCGCTTTGGGGATAGCACATACTCAAAAAAGTAGCGTGATGTTAACAGGAGATTTATCATTATTACATGATACAAATGGCTTTTTAATTAAAAATAAATTTATTGGACATTTAACAATTGTATTAATTAATAATAATGGTGGAGGAATTTTTGAAATGCTCCCTGTTGCTAAATTTGATCCACCTTTTGAAGAATTTTTTGCGACTCCACAAGATATTGATTTTGCTCAGTTATGTACTACTTATGGTGTGCAACATGAGTTAATTAAGTCTTGGAAACAGCTAGAAGAAAGATTACAAATTTTACCAATTCAAGGAATTAGAGTTCTAGAAATTAGAACAAACAGAAAAAGAGATGCTCAATGGAGAAAAGAATATTTAGGAAAGTTTGCTAATGATTTATAA
- the gloB gene encoding hydroxyacylglutathione hydrolase yields MQVIRLSALSDNYIFLLSDSQNKIAAVVDPAESEPVIAELKRLDAELVAIFNTHHHHDHIGANQKLAQKFPQLKVYAGIEDKGRIPGQQVFLQHGDRVEFANRTAEVFFVPGHTRAHIAYYFPPVTPGEIGELFCGDTIFAGGCGRLFEGTPAQMVNSLSKLRSLPDHTRIWCAHEYTLKNLRFALTVDSQNQELQKRFSEVIAMRQNQESTVPSLLGLEKKTNPFLRWDQPSLQRIAQTTDPVQTFAKIRSMKDKF; encoded by the coding sequence ATGCAAGTAATTCGTCTGTCAGCACTTTCAGATAACTATATATTTCTGCTATCCGATTCTCAGAACAAGATTGCTGCTGTTGTTGATCCAGCAGAGTCTGAACCAGTTATAGCGGAATTGAAACGCTTAGATGCTGAATTAGTTGCAATTTTTAACACACACCATCATCATGACCATATAGGTGCTAATCAGAAATTAGCGCAAAAATTCCCTCAATTAAAGGTATATGCAGGAATTGAAGACAAAGGTAGAATTCCTGGACAGCAGGTATTTTTACAACATGGCGATCGCGTAGAATTTGCTAACCGTACAGCTGAAGTATTTTTTGTTCCTGGACATACACGCGCTCACATTGCTTACTATTTTCCACCAGTAACACCAGGTGAGATAGGTGAGCTATTCTGTGGAGATACTATCTTTGCTGGTGGTTGTGGTCGTTTGTTTGAAGGTACACCCGCCCAAATGGTAAATTCTTTAAGTAAACTTCGATCTTTACCTGATCATACTCGCATCTGGTGCGCCCATGAATACACTTTAAAGAATTTACGTTTTGCATTAACAGTTGATAGTCAAAACCAGGAATTACAAAAGCGCTTTTCTGAAGTAATAGCTATGCGTCAAAATCAAGAATCTACAGTCCCTTCTTTACTAGGTCTAGAAAAAAAGACTAATCCTTTTTTACGTTGGGATCAACCATCATTACAACGAATAGCACAAACGACTGATCCAGTACAAACATTTGCGAAAATTCGCAGCATGAAAGATAAATTTTAG
- a CDS encoding glycosyltransferase family 4 protein: protein MKNFNVSILTPDFSGGGATRAYLLAQVLQKLGCNVKVLGFIFGEKIYPVPPANLEVISVPGYKYPQVLSSVSKLLKNIDGDIVYAVKPRPTSFGVALLRNLQTRCPVILDIDDWELSWYGGNNLKYNPTPKALARDILKSDGALRYPEHPLYLKWMEKFINRAHAITVDTKFLQNRFGGIYLPNGKDTNLFDPNKYDPSVSRKIYGLSQYRVLMFPGTARPHKGLEDILTALEIINQPDIKLVIVGGRDIGDGYIEQLMAKWERWIIRLPQFPAEKMPEIVAAAHLVVVPQRNTLTAQAQFPIKLTDGMAMAKPILSTYVGDIAEILGDTGYVVNPESPEQIATKIQWIFENFDKAQEKGKQARQRCIELYSVDKMASIISEIIANLC, encoded by the coding sequence ATGAAAAATTTTAATGTTTCAATCCTCACACCTGATTTTTCTGGAGGTGGAGCAACAAGAGCCTATTTACTAGCACAGGTACTGCAAAAATTAGGTTGTAACGTTAAAGTATTGGGATTCATTTTTGGAGAAAAAATCTATCCAGTTCCACCTGCTAATTTAGAAGTAATATCTGTGCCAGGGTATAAATACCCCCAAGTATTATCCTCTGTAAGTAAACTATTGAAAAATATTGATGGTGATATTGTATATGCAGTTAAACCAAGACCAACAAGTTTTGGTGTTGCTTTATTAAGAAATTTACAAACTAGGTGTCCAGTAATCTTAGATATTGATGATTGGGAATTAAGTTGGTATGGGGGCAATAATTTGAAATATAATCCTACACCCAAAGCTTTAGCTAGAGATATTCTTAAAAGTGATGGTGCATTAAGATATCCAGAGCATCCTTTGTATTTAAAGTGGATGGAAAAGTTTATCAATCGCGCCCATGCAATTACAGTAGATACTAAGTTTTTACAAAACCGCTTTGGTGGTATCTATCTGCCCAATGGCAAGGATACAAATTTATTTGATCCCAATAAATACGATCCATCTGTGAGTAGGAAAATTTACGGTCTTTCCCAATATCGAGTATTAATGTTTCCAGGGACAGCAAGACCTCATAAAGGACTGGAAGACATCTTGACAGCTTTGGAAATCATCAATCAACCCGATATCAAATTAGTTATTGTTGGTGGTAGAGATATTGGTGATGGTTATATTGAACAGTTGATGGCAAAATGGGAACGTTGGATTATTCGGCTACCTCAATTTCCCGCTGAAAAAATGCCAGAAATTGTTGCCGCTGCTCATCTGGTAGTTGTTCCCCAGCGAAATACATTAACAGCCCAAGCCCAGTTTCCCATTAAACTGACTGATGGTATGGCAATGGCCAAGCCTATTTTATCTACTTATGTTGGTGATATTGCAGAAATTTTAGGTGATACAGGTTATGTTGTTAATCCTGAATCGCCAGAGCAAATTGCGACAAAAATTCAATGGATATTTGAGAACTTTGACAAAGCTCAGGAAAAAGGCAAACAAGCTAGACAAAGATGTATAGAATTGTATAGCGTAGATAAAATGGCTAGTATCATATCAGAGATAATTGCTAATTTATGTTAA